Proteins from a single region of Bombus vancouverensis nearcticus chromosome 5, iyBomVanc1_principal, whole genome shotgun sequence:
- the LOC117160798 gene encoding solute carrier organic anion transporter family member 1A4 codes for MAIHLQEVMRSEVEGGLAGPANPIPNQSIDCGCGLLPCPKLAKFATRRLFVGLLSWVGLIQAAAYAYLFIAGPTIGRRFQFDPYVMEWVLIISDLTPFLLGVVVAYWGDRIHRAAWIGGIVLLQSISYFIMIIPHLTHQTKVIEETENMTHMSIYADDSRDLCFDASSRIVAKESQPCYFTFSMIFVVQIISGIANIAYFALGISYLDDNTKKKHIAAFIGVLISAKIFGILLGSILAWICLRVDAVTLSLIKSYREQIGAWWLGLPILTILLIVPGLLLSWFPQMLPSEVVEKAAASLLHSSNNQNRTSRRLISRKAGNSNFWPSVGRLFINKTLICQVVSCSLYVMAIVHFISFENLIAQSRFHVPKPSGMLLGFEDPASSRLILNILKPILVALIVIVSGLVISKAKPGAKCIIGYSIIVVLLASVIIFSLSASTCEKKPIVGTTRNGSLVLLKYCNRNCGCSYDADFRPVCDNKGTFVFYSPCHAGCTSSKFINGVTIYSGCSCIEEEIGMEVEVIDGPCTSTRCQNNWILFESGSLLTCILVASTFVGDILIILRSVNTQDKAISIGLWMSCLAILANIPGKILYDVIANLTCRHWGTQRSVCHLHDGLKLGNYLCYMTGSLLVLSVILKTLVWFFCRDLELYIQKDEEPAAATELRKLMRNPDVATSQQEEPTKPDHDNDTPVRVDIANEELNISTRSLNESLSKKNEEEEEDKSEETTLKYGPIGPGDRRTDSKSSLNQTTQNRKSMIRNLQSEDELSSSDEESKKKSSPRIAYKPLNLDSDVESDLSSVEPRSRKRIMGKDYDSVYTSDRSSSAKSSLFRREFPNPDNYGDPRQAKHIDGSSETSSFKFSRKRQDVEVQKKGDFNEVGIPIVNVPVSRASAKGVKSLIDRYELNAEQQTEEGEESFRSSENGTHMESKIGIPLVAMAPKRPLSRSQYSSGFGSLTDGKIPANRSESRESLSTKASSKGSLGTLRTDL; via the exons ATGGCTATACATCTTCAAGAAGTGATGCGATCAGAAGTGGAGGGTGGCCTTGCTGGTCCAGCTAATCCGATACCGAATCAGTCGATAGATTGCGGTTGTGGACTACTACCATGTCCGAAATTAGCAAAATTTGCAACTCGCCGACTTTTCGTTGGCTTACTCTCATGGGTTGGCTTGATTCAAGCCGCTGCTTACGCGTATCTTTTCATAGCAGGACCTACGATCGGAAGAAGATTTCAATTTGATCCTTATGTAATGG AATGGGTACTTATAATATCTGATTTGACACCTTTCCTTCTTGGAGTAGTCGTTGCATATTGGGGTGATAGAATTCACAGAGCTGCATGGATTGGCGGTATAGTTCTTTTGCAAAGCATTTCGTATTTTATTATGATAATTCCTCATCTGACGCATCAGACCAAAGTTATCGAAGAAACCGAAAACATGACACATATGTCGATATACGCAG ATGATAGTCGAGATCTGTGTTTCGACGCTTCTTCTAGGATTGTTGCAAAAGAGAGTCAGCCCTGTTATTTCACATTTTCAATGATCTTCGTTGTACAAATTATATCTGGTATTGCGAACATTGCGTACTTTGCGTTGGGTATATCCTATTTAGACGATAATACAAAGAAAAAACACATAGCTGCTTTCATTGGTGTTCTCATTTCTGCGAAGATTTTCGGCATTCTTCTAGGATCTATCCTGGCGTGGATTTGTCTCAG AGTCGACGCAGTGACTTTGAGCTTGATAAAGTCCTACAGAGAACAAATCGGCGCATGGTGGTTAGGGTTACCAATTCTAACGATACTACTCATAGTTCCTGGTTTGCTTCTTTCGTGGTTCCCTCAAATGCTACCATCTGAG GTTGTCGAAAAAGCTGCTGCCTCGTTATTACATAGTTCCAACAATCAAAATCGAACATCTCGCAGATTGATTAGCCGAAAAGCTGGTAATTCCAATTTCTGGCCATCGGTCGGTAGACTGTTCATTAATAAAACTTTGATTTGCCAAGTCGTTTCTTGTAGTCTTTATGTTATGGCGATTGTGCATTTTATTAGTTTTGAAAATCTCATTGCGCAATCAAGATTTCACGTACCGAAGCCAAGTGGGATGTTACTCGGCTTCGAGGATCCAGCTTCGTCAAGATTAATATTAA ATATCTTGAAACCTATTCTAGTCGCCTTGATCGTGATCGTTTCTGGCCTAGTTATTTCGAAGGCGAAACCTGGTGCTAAGTGTATCATTGGTTACAGTATCATCGTCGTACTTTTAGCATCTGTAATTATTTTCTCATTGTCTGCCTCAACTTGTGAGAAAAAGCCTATTGTTGGTACCACTAGAAACGGATC tctCGTCCTGTTGAAGTATTGTAACAGAAATTGCGGCTGTTCGTATGACGCTGATTTTCGTCCAGTCTGCGATAACAAAGGCACCTTTGTCTTTTATAGTCCTTGTCACGCTGGATGCACTTCTTCCAAATTTATAAATGGCGTAACAATTTACAGTGGTTGCAGCTGCATAGAAGAAGAGATAGGAATGGAAGTGGAAGTGATCGATGGACCTTGCACTTCTACTAGATGTCAAAATAATTGGATACTTTTCGAG TCCGGAAGTCTGTTGACGTGCATATTAGTTGCATCAACTTTCGTGGGAGATATATTGATAATCTTGAGATCAGTCAACACGCAGGACAAGGCCATCAGCATAGGCTTGTGGATGTCGTGCTTGGCTATACTTGCGAATATTCCCGGAAAAATTCTTTACGATGTGATTGCAAATCTAACGTGCCGACATTGGGGAACTCAAAGATCTGTGTGCCATCTCCATGATGGCTTGAAACTTGGCAACTATCTGTGCTACATGACAGGTTCACTATTAGTTCTGTCTGTCATATTGAAAACCCTAGTGTGGTTCTTCTGCAGAGACTTGGAGCTTTATATTCAGAAAGACGAAGAACCAGCAGCAGCGACTGAACTGAGAAAATTGATGCGCAATCCTGACGTTGCGACTAGTCAACAAGAGGAACCAACTAAGCCTGACCATGATA ATGACACGCCAGTTCGAGTAGATATCGCGAACGAGGAATTGAATATATCAACGAGGTCCCTAAATGAAAGTCTGTCAAAGAAGAatgaggaagaagaggaagacaaGAGTGAGGAAACAACTCTGAAATATGGTCCCATCGGTCCTGGGGATCGTCGAACGGACTCAAAATCATCGCTGAATCAAACGACGCAAAATCGAAAGTCAATGATTCGAAACTTACAGTCGGAGGACGAGTTAAGTTCTAGCGACGAAGAAAGCAAAAAAAAATCGAGTCCAAGGATAGCATACAAGCCGTTGAATCTCGATTCCGATGTAGAAAGTGATTTAAGCAGCGTGGAGCCAAGATCGCGGAAGCGTATTATGGGGAAGGACTACGATTCTGTTTATACCAGCGATCGCAGCTCTTCCGCGAAAAGCTCGCTCTTTAGACGTGAATTTCCTAATCCGGATAACTACGGGGATCCGAGACAAGCGAAACACATAGATGGTTCTTCGGAAACCAGCAGTTTCAAATTTTCGAGAAAGAGGCAAGACGTTGAGGTACAGAAGAAGGGAGATTTCAACGAAGTTGGTATACCAATAGTAAATGTTCCTGTTTCGCGTGCTTCCGCGAAAGGTGTAAAATCACTTATTGATCGATATGAACTAAACGCTGAACAGCAAACCGAAGAAGGCGAAGAGTCCTTCAGATCAAGTGAAAACGGAACTCACATGGAAAGTAAAATAGGGATCCCGCTAGTAGCTATGGCACCGAAAAGACCTCTCTCGAGGAGTCAATATTCATCAGGGTTCGGCAGCTTAACGGATGGTAAGATTCCTGCAAATCGATCCGAATCCCGCGAAAGCCTTAGCACAAAAGCATCTAGTAAGGGCAGTCTAGGAACACTGCGCACTGATCTCTAA